A single region of the Drosophila takahashii strain IR98-3 E-12201 chromosome 2R, DtakHiC1v2, whole genome shotgun sequence genome encodes:
- the hig gene encoding locomotion-related protein Hikaru genki isoform X2, whose product MWSRQRMRHKPLWALISLTVLLLVLDKSNANTEPVETSTTSEPDASPGCRAPDVRFTIVKPEATTEQPLAKFETTQVYLPEDFTTADVEFVDSVARHPNENHAAVINPYSLDLGDDHLHVGDAAASLVGDDDLGDDDEDPHGDPEDKRLNANRKQGKRRRAGSGRRRRIENENGQTGRGRGSRYKRHAILHDKEASADTDRWAGSKLAAEGDVYYVHIADILKSREPNRELKSKLHKLKVQARINKCLAEGGKEKCTKLLKKKPKKKVPKEEGSLKKEQTKKKALDEGQSPSPMNVEEQLDQPESTGHHRRRGDSHAAELDQRDRSPRWRRRRSTESKGDLGQLPPESGTGPDPEPQPLAEQEDLQQYGNQSSSARVALLWQRVKRKSGKTTGALSRPKGGGDSSSKTTSRKDKGIYDEEAGYTPVHPDDSEFDEEEEEDEEVDILQQFTEVSEIRFPGEIGPMGGRRLCKIRCVKGKWVGPLCATNEEDDNGNVKFQPLYKSCHVNRIPSHLLLSYRNISVNVGWDLPHGHSLQARCQELGIYKLLGESRVLCSNGLWAPRMPSCVPTTVLTNYSEDSAPSIRIKIFNGSHSFEPSGVMAVPPHSTVLMDCMYPRVRGTPEWSWTSWYMQYSTGWSPAQEEKAVRYRLSIKNIENNDSGTFTCTSPRGLTNSIAVVVATSTCPQLTEPLAPLKLRLEGNKLGQRALYECPEGFRLDGAWNATCLASGNWSSPTPTCHAIQCPRLELDDPHLSLIELNTSAWGRAVFKCQWGFKLTGPAQLDCEPSGVWSGPVPRCKVIQCVMPVAPLNGRIGGTSLSQRRLTVGALVTFSCNDGHSLVGESSIICTENGQWSHSPPFCKSQCPYPGDPPNGLIAPLKFNYDAGDYLSVQCRPGFVQSYEGPPERPKCQPDGRWSGPMPKCKSYEEV is encoded by the exons ATGCCTCGCCGGGCTGTCGGGCGCCGGATGTGCGCTTCACGATTGTCAAGCCGGAAGCAACGACGGAGCAGCCGCTGGCCAAATTCGAGACCACGCAGGTCTACCTGCCCGAGGACTTCACCACGGCGGATGTGGAGTTCGTGGACTCGGTGGCGCGTCATCCCAACGAGAACCACGCGGCCGTAATCAATCCGTACTCCCTGGACCTGGGCGACGACCATTTGCATGTGGGCGATGCCGCCGCCAGTTTGGTGGGCGACGATGATCTGGGCGACGACGATGAGGATCCCCACGGGGACCCAGAGGATAAGCgcttgaatgccaatcgaaaGCAGGGCAAAAGACGTCGCGCTGGTTCAGGCCGTCGGCGTAGAATCGAGAATGAAAATGGCCAGACgggcagggggcgtggcagtcgGTACAAGCGCCATGCCATCCTCCATGACAAGGAAGCTTCTGCGGACACGGATCGTTGGGCGGGCAGTAAATTGGCAGCCGAGGGAGACGTTTACTATGTCCACATAGCCGACATCCTGAAGAGTCGTGAACCGAATCGTGAACTGAAGTCGAAACTGCATAAGCTAAAGGTGCAGGCTAGGATTAACAAGTGCCTGGCGGAGGGAGGCAAGGAGAAGTGCACCAAGCTGCTCAAGAAGAAGCCAAAGAAGAAGGTCCCCAAAGAGGAGGGCTCCCTCAAGAAGGAACAGACCAAGAAGAAGGCCCTCGACGAGGGGCAGTCCCCGTCCCCGATGAACGTGGAGGAGCAACTGGACCAGCCGGAATCCACTGGACACCACCGCCGACGCGGGGACAGTCACGCTGCAGAGCTCGACCAGCGTGACCGGAGCCCGCGTTGGCGTCGCCGGCGCAGCACCGAGTCCAAGGGCGATCTCGGCCAGCTGCCACCGGAGTCCGGGACCGGACCGGATCCGGAACCGCAGCCGCTGGCGGAACAGGAGGACCTGCAGCAGTACGGAAATCAGTCGAGCAGTGCACGAGTGGCCCTGTTGTGGCAACGTGTTAAGCGCAAGTCCGGCAAGACCACGGGTGCACTGAGCCGTCCGAAGGGTGGTGGCGACTCCAGCTCCAAGACCACCAGCCGCAAGGACAAGG GTATCTACGACGAGGAGGCCGGCTACACGCCCGTCCACCCCGATGACTCGGAgttcgacgaggaggaggaggaggacgaggaggtcGACATCCTGCAGCAGTTCACCGAGGTGTCGGAGATCCGCTTCCCGGGCGAGATCGGTCCCATGGGCGGTCGGCGGCTGTGCAAGATCCGCTGTGTCAAGGGCAAGTGGGTGGGTCCGTTGTGCGCCACCAACGAGGAGG ACGATAATGGGAATGTGAAGTTTCAGCCGCTGTACAAGAGCTGCCACGTGAACCGGATACCGTCGCACTTGCTGCTCAGCTACCGCAACATTTCAGTG AATGTGGGATGGGATCTGCCGCACGGACACTCGCTGCAGGCGCGCTGCCAGGAGCTGGGCATCTACAAGCTACTGGGAGAGTCGCGGGTCCTGTGCTCCAACGGCCTGTGGGCCCCGCGCATGCCCAGCTGCGTCCCCACCACCGTGCTGACCAACTACTCGGAGGACAGCGCCCCCTCGATCCGCATCAAGATCTTCAACGGCTCCCACTCCTTTGAACCCTCCGGCGTAATGGCCGTGCCGCCGCACAGCACCGTGCTCATGGACTGCATGTACCCGAGGGTGAGGGGCACACCGGAATGGAGCTGGACTAGCTGGTACATGCAGTACTCCACAG GATGGTCGCCGGCCCAGGAGGAAAAGGCCGTGCGCTACCGGCTGAGCATCAAGAACATCGAGAACAACGACTCCGGCACCTTCACCTGCACCTCGCCCCGCGGACTGACCAACAGCATTGCCGTCGTGGTGGCCACTTCGACGTGTCCGCAGCTGACAGAGCCGCTGGCGCCGCTCAAGCTGCGCCTGGAGGGCAACAAGCTGGGCCAGCGGGCGCTCTACGAGTGCCCCGAGGGCTTCCGGCTGGACGGCGCCTGGAACGCCACCTGCCTGGCCTCCGGCAATTGGTCATCGCCGACGCCGACCTGCCATGCCATCCAGTGTCCGCGTCTGGAGCTGGACGACCCGCACCTCAGCCTGATCGAGCTGAACACCTCGGCATGGGGGCGGGCGGTGTTCAAATGCCAGTGGGGCTTCAAGCTGACCGGACCGGCGCAGCTGGACTGTGAGCCGTCGGGCGTCTGGAGTGGCCCCGTTCCGCGTTGCAAAG TCATTCAGTGCGTGATGCCAGTGGCGCCGCTCAACGGGCGCATCGGGGGCACCAGCCTGAGCCAGAGGCGCCTCACCGTGGGCGCCCTGGTCACGTTCAGCTGCAACGACGGGCACAGCCTGGTGGGCGAGTCGAGCATCATCTGCACGGAGAACGGACAGTGGTCGCACTCGCCGCCATTTT GCAAATCGCAGTGCCCCTATCCCGGCGATCCGCCCAACGGTCTGATAGCGCCGCTCAAGTTTAACTACGACGCCGGAGACTACTTGAGCGTCCAGTGCCGGCCCGGATTTGTCCAGAGTTACGAGGGTCCGCCCGAGCGGCCCAAGTGCCAGCCGGATGGCCGGTGGTCCGGTCCGATGCCCAAGTGCAAGAGCTACGAGGAGGTGTAA
- the hig gene encoding locomotion-related protein Hikaru genki isoform X1 — MWSRQRMRHKPLWALISLTVLLLVLDKSNANTEPVETSTTSEPDASPGCRAPDVRFTIVKPEATTEQPLAKFETTQVYLPEDFTTADVEFVDSVARHPNENHAAVINPYSLDLGDDHLHVGDAAASLVGDDDLGDDDEDPHGDPEDKRLNANRKQGKRRRAGSGRRRRIENENGQTGRGRGSRYKRHAILHDKEASADTDRWAGSKLAAEGDVYYVHIADILKSREPNRELKSKLHKLKVQARINKCLAEGGKEKCTKLLKKKPKKKVPKEEGSLKKEQTKKKALDEGQSPSPMNVEEQLDQPESTGHHRRRGDSHAAELDQRDRSPRWRRRRSTESKGDLGQLPPESGTGPDPEPQPLAEQEDLQQYGNQSSSARVALLWQRVKRKSGKTTGALSRPKGGGDSSSKTTSRKDKGIYDEEAGYTPVHPDDSEFDEEEEEDEEVDILQQFTEVSEIRFPGEIGPMGGRRLCKIRCVKGKWVGPLCATNEEDDNGNVKFQPLYKSCHVNRIPSHLLLSYRNISVTPIPPNRGWRKTRLSKSTLLSNTEINVGWDLPHGHSLQARCQELGIYKLLGESRVLCSNGLWAPRMPSCVPTTVLTNYSEDSAPSIRIKIFNGSHSFEPSGVMAVPPHSTVLMDCMYPRVRGTPEWSWTSWYMQYSTGWSPAQEEKAVRYRLSIKNIENNDSGTFTCTSPRGLTNSIAVVVATSTCPQLTEPLAPLKLRLEGNKLGQRALYECPEGFRLDGAWNATCLASGNWSSPTPTCHAIQCPRLELDDPHLSLIELNTSAWGRAVFKCQWGFKLTGPAQLDCEPSGVWSGPVPRCKVIQCVMPVAPLNGRIGGTSLSQRRLTVGALVTFSCNDGHSLVGESSIICTENGQWSHSPPFCKSQCPYPGDPPNGLIAPLKFNYDAGDYLSVQCRPGFVQSYEGPPERPKCQPDGRWSGPMPKCKSYEEV, encoded by the exons ATGCCTCGCCGGGCTGTCGGGCGCCGGATGTGCGCTTCACGATTGTCAAGCCGGAAGCAACGACGGAGCAGCCGCTGGCCAAATTCGAGACCACGCAGGTCTACCTGCCCGAGGACTTCACCACGGCGGATGTGGAGTTCGTGGACTCGGTGGCGCGTCATCCCAACGAGAACCACGCGGCCGTAATCAATCCGTACTCCCTGGACCTGGGCGACGACCATTTGCATGTGGGCGATGCCGCCGCCAGTTTGGTGGGCGACGATGATCTGGGCGACGACGATGAGGATCCCCACGGGGACCCAGAGGATAAGCgcttgaatgccaatcgaaaGCAGGGCAAAAGACGTCGCGCTGGTTCAGGCCGTCGGCGTAGAATCGAGAATGAAAATGGCCAGACgggcagggggcgtggcagtcgGTACAAGCGCCATGCCATCCTCCATGACAAGGAAGCTTCTGCGGACACGGATCGTTGGGCGGGCAGTAAATTGGCAGCCGAGGGAGACGTTTACTATGTCCACATAGCCGACATCCTGAAGAGTCGTGAACCGAATCGTGAACTGAAGTCGAAACTGCATAAGCTAAAGGTGCAGGCTAGGATTAACAAGTGCCTGGCGGAGGGAGGCAAGGAGAAGTGCACCAAGCTGCTCAAGAAGAAGCCAAAGAAGAAGGTCCCCAAAGAGGAGGGCTCCCTCAAGAAGGAACAGACCAAGAAGAAGGCCCTCGACGAGGGGCAGTCCCCGTCCCCGATGAACGTGGAGGAGCAACTGGACCAGCCGGAATCCACTGGACACCACCGCCGACGCGGGGACAGTCACGCTGCAGAGCTCGACCAGCGTGACCGGAGCCCGCGTTGGCGTCGCCGGCGCAGCACCGAGTCCAAGGGCGATCTCGGCCAGCTGCCACCGGAGTCCGGGACCGGACCGGATCCGGAACCGCAGCCGCTGGCGGAACAGGAGGACCTGCAGCAGTACGGAAATCAGTCGAGCAGTGCACGAGTGGCCCTGTTGTGGCAACGTGTTAAGCGCAAGTCCGGCAAGACCACGGGTGCACTGAGCCGTCCGAAGGGTGGTGGCGACTCCAGCTCCAAGACCACCAGCCGCAAGGACAAGG GTATCTACGACGAGGAGGCCGGCTACACGCCCGTCCACCCCGATGACTCGGAgttcgacgaggaggaggaggaggacgaggaggtcGACATCCTGCAGCAGTTCACCGAGGTGTCGGAGATCCGCTTCCCGGGCGAGATCGGTCCCATGGGCGGTCGGCGGCTGTGCAAGATCCGCTGTGTCAAGGGCAAGTGGGTGGGTCCGTTGTGCGCCACCAACGAGGAGG ACGATAATGGGAATGTGAAGTTTCAGCCGCTGTACAAGAGCTGCCACGTGAACCGGATACCGTCGCACTTGCTGCTCAGCTACCGCAACATTTCAGTG ACACCGATCCCACCAAATCGCGGCTGGCGTAAAACGCGCTTATCCAAATCGACACTTCTCTCAAATACAGAAATT AATGTGGGATGGGATCTGCCGCACGGACACTCGCTGCAGGCGCGCTGCCAGGAGCTGGGCATCTACAAGCTACTGGGAGAGTCGCGGGTCCTGTGCTCCAACGGCCTGTGGGCCCCGCGCATGCCCAGCTGCGTCCCCACCACCGTGCTGACCAACTACTCGGAGGACAGCGCCCCCTCGATCCGCATCAAGATCTTCAACGGCTCCCACTCCTTTGAACCCTCCGGCGTAATGGCCGTGCCGCCGCACAGCACCGTGCTCATGGACTGCATGTACCCGAGGGTGAGGGGCACACCGGAATGGAGCTGGACTAGCTGGTACATGCAGTACTCCACAG GATGGTCGCCGGCCCAGGAGGAAAAGGCCGTGCGCTACCGGCTGAGCATCAAGAACATCGAGAACAACGACTCCGGCACCTTCACCTGCACCTCGCCCCGCGGACTGACCAACAGCATTGCCGTCGTGGTGGCCACTTCGACGTGTCCGCAGCTGACAGAGCCGCTGGCGCCGCTCAAGCTGCGCCTGGAGGGCAACAAGCTGGGCCAGCGGGCGCTCTACGAGTGCCCCGAGGGCTTCCGGCTGGACGGCGCCTGGAACGCCACCTGCCTGGCCTCCGGCAATTGGTCATCGCCGACGCCGACCTGCCATGCCATCCAGTGTCCGCGTCTGGAGCTGGACGACCCGCACCTCAGCCTGATCGAGCTGAACACCTCGGCATGGGGGCGGGCGGTGTTCAAATGCCAGTGGGGCTTCAAGCTGACCGGACCGGCGCAGCTGGACTGTGAGCCGTCGGGCGTCTGGAGTGGCCCCGTTCCGCGTTGCAAAG TCATTCAGTGCGTGATGCCAGTGGCGCCGCTCAACGGGCGCATCGGGGGCACCAGCCTGAGCCAGAGGCGCCTCACCGTGGGCGCCCTGGTCACGTTCAGCTGCAACGACGGGCACAGCCTGGTGGGCGAGTCGAGCATCATCTGCACGGAGAACGGACAGTGGTCGCACTCGCCGCCATTTT GCAAATCGCAGTGCCCCTATCCCGGCGATCCGCCCAACGGTCTGATAGCGCCGCTCAAGTTTAACTACGACGCCGGAGACTACTTGAGCGTCCAGTGCCGGCCCGGATTTGTCCAGAGTTACGAGGGTCCGCCCGAGCGGCCCAAGTGCCAGCCGGATGGCCGGTGGTCCGGTCCGATGCCCAAGTGCAAGAGCTACGAGGAGGTGTAA